The genomic stretch GATGTTCATTTTGAATGTGGGCAAGATTTTCTATTCTGATTTCGGACTTTTTTACCAGTTGTCACAGGGGGCTAAGGGCTCGATTTTCAATTCGGTTGCAACCATTGACACCTATGTGTTTAATGCATTGAAGTCAGCAACTCCAATCGGGATGACATCGGCGGCATCCTTCTTCCAGTCGGTGGCATGTTGTATTACCATTCTTGCGGCAAATGCGATTGTGAAAAAGATTGATAACGAAAGTTCAATCATTTAGAAAGGAAAACTGAAATGAGAAAAAGAGCAGTAAAAGATATGGATATGGCCGACAGCTCAACACTTAACCGCATATCACCCGCAATCAACATCAGCTTTAACGTTCTTTTCATTCTGTTTGCGTTGATTTGTATTATCCCGGTTGTTTTTGTGTTTATTATTTCTATCTCATCTGAGCAGTCTATAAAATTGAACGGATACCGTTTCTGGCCTCAAGAGTTTTCGTTGGAATCCTACCTCTTTTTGTGGAAGGAAGGAAAGATGATCATAAGGGCACTGGGCATATCGGCAGCAGTAACGGTGGCAGGAACAGCTTTTGGGGTTATTCTGACCACTCTTATGGGTTATGTGCTGTCAATCCGAAAATTTAAATTTAACTCATTTTTTACCATGGTTGTATTCATTCCCATGATTTTTAATGGGGGTATGATTTCCTCTTATGTAATCAACACCCAGTTTCTACATCTGAAAAATACACTGTGGGCGCTTATTCTGCCCCTGTGTGTCAGTTCGTTTCATGTAATTATCTGTAAAACATTTTTTAAGCTGAATATTCCGGAATCCATTGTAGAATCCGCCCAGATAGACGGAGCCAGTCATTTCACCATCTTTGCACGGATTGCATTCCCGCTGTCCAAGCCCATTGTTGCCACCATTGCATTGTTTTTGTCTTTCGCTTATTGGAATGACTGGTTTCAGTCTTCTCTGTACATAACAGATACCAAATTATTTTCCATCCAATCCTTACTGGATCATATTCAGAGAAATATGGAGATGATGGCAAAGAACCCTTCGTTAGGTGTGACTTTACAGCAGTATATGAATAACATGCCTAAAGAAGGGGCGAGAATGGCGATGGCGATTATAATTATTGTACCAATTGCCTGCACCTATCCGTTCTTCCAGAGATATTTTATTTCAGGACTTACGGTTGGTGCAGTGAAAGGATAGAACTTATTCAAAAAAAGAAGGGAGAGGTATTATGAATAAGAAAAAAATATTGGGGCTTTTTACAGTATCGGTTTTGGGGCTATCCATGCTGGCCGGATGCGGTGGAAACAGTGCGGTAATGAGCAACAAAGAGACAAAAGTAACGGAAGCGAAAGAAGGAACGGCTGATGGCGAAGTGGTAACGATTAAATGGATTCAGGTTGGAAATGGAATGCCGGAAAATTATGACTCTTGGCTTCAACAGTTGAATCCTTACCTGGAAGAAAAAATCGGTGTAAATGTTGAGATGGAGATTGTTCCTTGGGGTGACTGGGATAAACGGCGAAGCGTAATCGTCAACTCGGGCGAGAAGTTTGATATTCTTTTTACGGATATGAATCGTTATAATTCAGAGGTAAATACCGGAGCATTTCTGGATATTACAGATTTGCT from Lacrimispora sphenoides JCM 1415 encodes the following:
- a CDS encoding carbohydrate ABC transporter permease produces the protein MRKRAVKDMDMADSSTLNRISPAINISFNVLFILFALICIIPVVFVFIISISSEQSIKLNGYRFWPQEFSLESYLFLWKEGKMIIRALGISAAVTVAGTAFGVILTTLMGYVLSIRKFKFNSFFTMVVFIPMIFNGGMISSYVINTQFLHLKNTLWALILPLCVSSFHVIICKTFFKLNIPESIVESAQIDGASHFTIFARIAFPLSKPIVATIALFLSFAYWNDWFQSSLYITDTKLFSIQSLLDHIQRNMEMMAKNPSLGVTLQQYMNNMPKEGARMAMAIIIIVPIACTYPFFQRYFISGLTVGAVKG